One Clavelina lepadiformis chromosome 1, kaClaLepa1.1, whole genome shotgun sequence genomic region harbors:
- the LOC143464719 gene encoding uncharacterized protein LOC143464719, producing MSALHWEARRKQAVIDHKIELRRKMFEKTKTADKNGTYDDKIREVADRMSADLATPTSTLLHRSHALLVQMNNDRRDQENAENFYYRKVEQKTPYSAKLKNRYTSINYIQQY from the exons ATGTCGGCTCTACATTGGGAAGCTCGGCGAAAACAGGCCGTAATCGACCATAAAATCGAATTAcgaagaaaaatgtttgaaaaaacgaAAACTGCAGATAAAAATG GTACTTATGATGACAAGATTCGAGAAGTGGCGGACAGGATGTCTGCAGATTTGGCGACCCCGACATCAACCCTATTGCACAG GTCTCACGCCTTGCTCGTTCAAATGAATAACGACAGAAGGGATCAAGAAAACGCAGAAAATTTCTACTACCGCAAGGTGGAGCAGAAGACGCCGTACAGCGCAAAACTGAAGAACCGTTACACGTCCATAAATTACATTCAACAGTATTGA
- the LOC143460258 gene encoding pancreatic secretory granule membrane major glycoprotein GP2-like — protein sequence MNAFLFGVLVCFLCLPNEGTSQQTGLGFELQCYTGSIVATFTKEHINQLVPDVSQGVIHFNGHLENQACVAERSDVDNSYSLTLYPPYTECGTELSHDTGNYLYSNTIVFSSGTLMRQGLYTIKCDYDDKYNVTADISLKPVIRTLTVATANGEIGLEMNIYQRKDYHPKSRLGDRPLVIVGVPIYVSVDMMNVFGGSDVVTTLEACYATTSPEPELMENYHYLIVDRCVDAKDETVKIYANGEGTKARYSFQMFRWRNTAEYIYLHCEVYVCDTNAENCTGSGPQCKSSFDPASNRRKREVNSAPKGIISEGPIAIVKENPAKATFKEAVVEGLRNDQDLLWKYILAAVGGAVLLICICLVIYVIIRTKRLPKKKMKSVPVDLINKEKPLPNC from the exons ATGAATGCCTTCCTGTTTGGagttttggtttgttttctttgcttaCCAAATGAAG GTACTTCGCAGCAGACTGGGCTCGGTTTCGAACTACAGTGCTATACAGGTTCCATTGTAGCCACGTTTACTAAAGA ACATATCAACCAGCTGGTACCGGATGTTTCGCAAGGAGTCATTCATTTCAATGGACACTTGGAGAATCAGGCCTGCGTCGCTGAACGTTCCGATGTAGACAACAGCTACAGCCTTACACTGTACCCGCCATACACAGAGTGTGGCACCGAATTATCC CATGATACGGGTAATTACCTGTATTCGAACACGATTGTGTTTTCGTCGGGCACCTTGATGCGTCAAGGTCTGTACACGATCAAGTGCGACTATGACGACAAGTATAACGTCACAGCAGACATTTCACTGAAACCAGTTATTAG GACTCTAACTGTTGCAACTGCGAACGGAGAAATAGGCTTGGAAATGAACATCTACCAGCGGAAGGATTATCACCCAAAGAGCAGACTGGGGGATAGACCATTGGTCATAGTCG GTGTTCCAATTTATGTGTCGGTGGACATGATGAATGTATTTGGAGGAAGTGACGTCGTAACAACATTGGAAGCTTGCTATGCAACAACAAGCCCAGAGCCTGAGCTGATGGAAAATTATCACTATTTAATTGTTGACAG ATGCGTTGACGCGAAGGACGAAACAGTAAAGATTTATGCGAACGGCGAAGGCACGAAAGCCAGATATTCATTTCAAATGTTTCGATGGAGAAACACAGCAGA GTATATCTACTTGCATTGCGAGGTGTACGTCTGTGATACGAATGCAGAAAACTGCACTGGCTCTGGG CCGCAATGCAAGTCAAGTTTTGATCCGGCATCAAATCGACGAAAACGAGAAGTGAATTCAGCTCCGAAAGGTATAATTAGTGAAGGACCGATCGCCATTGTTAAAGAGAATCCTGCAAAAGCAACGTTTAAAGAAGCGGTTGTGGAAGGGCTCAGAAATGACCAGG ATCTACTCTGGAAATACATTCTGGCAGCGGTAGGCGGCGCCGTTTTGCTTATCTGCATATGTCTCGTGATTTACGTCATCATACGTACAAAACGCTTGCCAAAGAAAAAGATGAAGTCTGTCCCGGTTGATTTAATAAACAAGGAGAAGCCACTTCCGAATTGTTGA